The window GTTCCTGGCACAGACTGCTCAGTATCCTGGTGTTGCCCACCATGGGCCATTCAACTGAGAAACCTCCAGGCAACAGCCCTACGATTTCTACTCTGCTTCCTCATACTCCTCTCCATGTACCCCCTTCCCATGTCCCGACTTCAGGAggcctcttttcctctttctcccagcCCAAATCTCAGGTGTaattagatttttcttgtttgaatGCTTTTCTCCCCACAGGACAAAAAGGGCACAGATTACTTGGCCAATGTCTTTGAGAAGAAGGACAAGAATAGAGACAAGAAGATTGACTTTTCCGAGTTTCTCTCTTTGCTGGGGGACATAGCCACAGACTACCACAAACAGAGCCATGGAGCACCAGCCTGTTCTGAAGGAGACCAGTGAGCTAATTCAGCCAGAGGTCTCCAGAGACCGCAAGAAACAATAAAGTGTCTTTTCTCACCAAAAACTTccattacttcttccttttctttggctGTGTGTATCTTAGACAGAATAGACAATTGTCAGCTAACTGCTTTGTAGATTCTCCACTAGATGCAGAAGTCCTCTCCAGACTTCTATTCTATTCCCAGGGTGCTCCCTCCAGCGCCCTGCCACCTGGTTCTATCACCCCTTTCTATTGGACCTGGAGATTCTCCTGTGCTCCCTGCATCTAGAGCCAGGTGTTTTATGCAGCTTGGTGAGCCTTTGTAGGGTGCAAACTGGAACTCTCTCTTGGGGTCTTGCCAGGGGCCAGATGGGCACTTGTGCTCTAGACTACTTTCCTGAGTGGGATGGGCAGCAGTGACCTGAGCACTAGACCTCTGTGCTGTGGCCTGGGCTCTGCAGCTGTGTCCTTGCTCCTACGTCTGCATGTTTGGGTCAATGTGAGCAGACACTGTTGTCTTGCTCTCAAATATGGTTTGCTACGTGCCACACAACCAGCTGGGCACTGAGGATACAAAGGCAAATGAGTTGGTCCCTTCTAGTGGGGGTGGTCCTCACAGCACACATGAAACTGGCGACAAGTCTAGTTGATTCAGGTCAACACTTTTGGGGTAGTCATTAATGAATAGAGGCTAACATTTATGCACCAGATGAAGGGACAGGGAGCACACAGTTCATGATGCTCATTTCTGAGCTAGGTACTGCGCTAGGAAAtgaggatgcagaaataaaaacGATGCAATGGCTGCCCCTTCTCCCCCAGATGCCCAGTTTCTTGCGTCGTTTCTACTGAGAGTTGCTAATTCTTCCCAGTGTTAATCTCTCCAAATCCTTCAGACTAGAGGGCAGAGTCAGCACTCATCTCCATTGCCAGTGCCATTTTCAGACCATTTCCCCACTATTCCTCACACTTCTATAAACTTCCCCCATCCTTGAGGCTCATGTCATGCTGCCATAAGATCACCTTCCTTTCTTGTTAGATTCTCACACTCTTCTGATACACAGGGCACTGGATGTGTGGCCTACATTCACCCCTTCTATCTTACCAGGAGACATATGTGGAATACGTTCACAGTCTTAGACCAGATTTCCTGGGAGTTGAGATTAAGATGGGGATTCTTGTGCAAGTGGTTTATTGAGGCGGTGCTGTCAGGTGAAACTTGACAGGGAGTGAGGGAAACAGCATAGGACAGGGGAAGAAGCTAGACTATCCAGTGAGCTCAGGTTCAGTTTAGCATCGGTCTGACTccctggggagctctggagcatgaaTGGATCCATGGAGTTGTCCCACCTTGAGGCAAAGAGGCCCACCTTTTGTAGCCCTGTCTCAGTTAGTCGCTGGCTACAGGCCCCACCTAGGGGGAGGCATTGCCTTCTAGGCATTCCTGGGCCTAGAGGCTCTTTTGCAGCCAGAACAGTTCTTGGGAGAAGAGTGCAGCTGTGACCTATTAGCAGCCAACACTGATAGGAGCTGGGTGATGGGCACACTGCCTAGGTAACAGGGATTTGGGTGGGGGTATCACCATGTCTACTCCAGTCCACACCTGTACCCACTCAGATCTATTTGGTTTTCATGTCAAGATCATTCCAGACGGCAACAGCTTCTCCAGTTCTAGTCAGCTATGATTTCTGGGGCAGTTTATGAGAGGAGGGTTAGTGCGCTACTATAGCTCTCACTGCTGCGGTTGTTATTGAGGTCACAGCTGACactcatcatcttcctcctc of the Equus quagga isolate Etosha38 chromosome 13, UCLA_HA_Equagga_1.0, whole genome shotgun sequence genome contains:
- the S100A7 gene encoding protein S100-A7 translates to MSKTEAEASVIGIIELFHKYTGRDDMIDKPGLLKMLQDNFPNFLAACDKKGTDYLANVFEKKDKNRDKKIDFSEFLSLLGDIATDYHKQSHGAPACSEGDQ